In a single window of the Streptococcus ilei genome:
- a CDS encoding MmcQ/YjbR family DNA-binding protein, whose protein sequence is MFLPDYFEKYSIDNEKALAYGFSKQGEKFHYDQQILDGDFKLYVTVQSKQVHFWLVDQETGDDYVQLHMDQMVGQYVGQVREACQQALEDIRSSCFAVKDFLYPQTKRLVDWISRQYDRPIEYLWDRSPDSGVFRHQKDLKWFGVLMKIDWSKLDARQEGKIEVLNLKQDHVSQLLEEPHFYPAYHMNKKYWISIPLDGRVEDDLLFELVAKSWALTKK, encoded by the coding sequence GTGTTTTTACCAGATTATTTTGAGAAATACAGTATAGACAATGAAAAAGCTCTAGCTTATGGGTTTTCAAAGCAGGGAGAGAAGTTTCACTATGATCAACAGATCCTGGATGGAGACTTCAAACTTTATGTGACTGTCCAAAGTAAGCAAGTGCATTTTTGGCTAGTGGATCAGGAGACAGGCGACGACTATGTGCAGCTTCATATGGACCAGATGGTTGGTCAATATGTTGGCCAAGTCAGAGAAGCTTGCCAGCAGGCCTTAGAGGATATCAGAAGCTCCTGTTTTGCTGTCAAAGATTTTTTGTATCCTCAGACCAAGCGCTTGGTGGATTGGATCAGCCGGCAATATGACCGTCCTATCGAATACCTCTGGGACCGTTCTCCGGACTCGGGCGTCTTCCGTCATCAAAAGGATCTCAAATGGTTTGGCGTCTTGATGAAGATAGACTGGTCCAAGCTAGATGCGAGGCAGGAAGGGAAGATTGAGGTCTTAAATCTTAAACAGGATCATGTCAGCCAACTCTTAGAAGAACCCCATTTCTATCCGGCTTATCATATGAACAAGAAGTACTGGATCAGCATTCCCTTGGATGGTCGAGTGGAGGATGATCTTCTCTTTGAGCTTGTGGCTAAGAGCTGGGCCCTGACTAAGAAGTAA
- a CDS encoding copper homeostasis protein CutC produces MPLYEFCAENITLLEKAFQAGARRVELCDNLAVGGTTPSYGVIKEAVKLAKDYQAKVIVMIRPRGGDFVYSEQELDIMLEDWKIARDLGVDGLAVGALTADNQLDKDAMLRFIEASQGFELTMHMAFDQIPLEDQAASIEWMKKVGVTRLLTRAGSPETDLEQRLQRYEEYAQLADRQLEILAGGGVSLENRQLFLDVPGVDQVHGTRVVF; encoded by the coding sequence ATGCCGTTATATGAATTTTGTGCAGAGAACATAACACTGTTAGAGAAGGCTTTTCAAGCAGGAGCGCGTCGTGTAGAATTATGTGATAACTTAGCGGTTGGAGGTACGACTCCAAGCTATGGTGTGATCAAAGAGGCTGTGAAGCTTGCTAAAGATTATCAGGCAAAGGTCATCGTTATGATTCGTCCACGAGGTGGAGATTTTGTATACTCTGAGCAAGAGCTAGACATAATGTTAGAAGACTGGAAAATTGCCCGTGACCTGGGTGTTGATGGTTTAGCTGTTGGGGCTTTGACTGCTGACAATCAGCTGGATAAAGATGCCATGCTTCGTTTCATCGAAGCCAGTCAAGGATTTGAATTGACCATGCATATGGCATTTGACCAGATTCCTTTAGAAGATCAAGCTGCGAGTATCGAGTGGATGAAGAAAGTAGGCGTGACGAGACTATTAACAAGAGCCGGCAGTCCAGAAACAGACTTAGAACAACGGTTGCAACGCTACGAAGAGTATGCCCAGCTTGCAGATCGCCAGTTAGAAATCTTGGCAGGTGGAGGAGTCTCTTTGGAGAATCGTCAGCTTTTCCTTGATGTTCCAGGGGTGGATCAGGTCCATGGAACTCGTGTTGTCTTTTAA
- a CDS encoding (S)-acetoin forming diacetyl reductase yields MSKVAIVTGAGQGIGFAIAKRLVQDGFKVGVLDYNAETAEKAVAELSAENAFAVVADVSKQAEVAAAFQKVVDHFGDLNVVVNNAGVAPTTPLDTITEEQFERTFAINVGGVIWGAQAAQAQFKALGHGGKIINATSQAGVVGNPNLTVYGGTKFAVRGITQTLARDLADSGITVNAYAPGIVKTPMMYDIAHEVGKNAGKDDEWGMQTFAKDITLKRLSEPEDVAAAVSFLAGPDSNYITGQTIIVDGGMQFH; encoded by the coding sequence ATGTCTAAAGTAGCTATTGTCACAGGTGCAGGTCAAGGGATCGGTTTTGCGATTGCAAAACGATTGGTACAAGATGGCTTCAAGGTCGGAGTCTTAGACTACAATGCTGAGACAGCAGAAAAAGCAGTAGCTGAGTTATCAGCAGAGAATGCTTTTGCGGTCGTTGCTGATGTCTCCAAACAAGCTGAAGTGGCTGCAGCTTTCCAAAAAGTTGTGGATCATTTCGGAGATTTAAATGTTGTCGTTAACAACGCTGGTGTTGCTCCAACTACACCACTTGATACGATTACAGAAGAACAATTTGAACGCACTTTTGCCATCAACGTTGGTGGTGTCATCTGGGGTGCTCAAGCTGCACAAGCTCAATTCAAGGCGCTTGGCCATGGCGGAAAAATCATCAATGCAACTTCACAAGCAGGTGTTGTAGGTAACCCTAACTTGACTGTCTATGGTGGTACTAAGTTTGCAGTTCGTGGTATCACTCAAACTTTGGCACGTGACTTGGCTGATTCAGGTATTACTGTCAATGCGTATGCACCTGGTATCGTTAAGACTCCAATGATGTATGATATCGCTCATGAAGTTGGTAAGAACGCTGGTAAAGATGACGAATGGGGTATGCAAACTTTCGCTAAAGATATTACCCTTAAACGTTTGTCCGAACCCGAAGATGTCGCTGCAGCGGTTAGCTTCCTTGCTGGTCCTGATTCAAACTACATTACAGGACAAACCATCATCGTGGATGGTGGGATGCAATTCCATTAA
- a CDS encoding MIP/aquaporin family protein codes for MKELFGEFLGTLILILLGNGVVAGVVLPKTKSHNSGWIVITLGWGIAVAVAAFISGKLSPAHLNPAVTIGIALNGGLAWASVIPYILAQFAGAMVGQVLVWLQFKPHYLAEENPGNILGTFSTGPAIKDTTSNLISEILGTFVLLLTIFALGLYDLQAGLGTFAVGTLIAGIGLSLGGTTGSALNPARDLGPRIMHSLLPIPNKGDGDWGYAWIPVVGPIIGAVLAVAVFKMF; via the coding sequence ATGAAAGAATTATTTGGTGAATTTTTAGGAACTTTAATCCTCATTCTTCTGGGAAATGGGGTTGTAGCAGGAGTGGTTCTTCCAAAAACGAAAAGCCACAACTCAGGTTGGATCGTCATTACTCTTGGTTGGGGGATTGCGGTTGCTGTCGCAGCCTTCATCTCTGGTAAGTTAAGTCCGGCCCATTTGAACCCTGCAGTAACAATTGGGATTGCTCTTAATGGTGGCCTAGCTTGGGCATCTGTCATTCCTTATATCCTTGCACAATTTGCCGGAGCCATGGTCGGTCAAGTCCTTGTCTGGTTGCAGTTCAAACCGCATTACTTAGCAGAAGAAAATCCTGGAAATATCCTTGGAACATTCAGTACTGGTCCAGCAATTAAGGACACTACTTCAAACCTCATCAGTGAAATCCTTGGAACCTTTGTCTTGCTACTAACTATCTTTGCGCTTGGTCTTTATGACCTTCAAGCAGGGCTTGGTACTTTTGCTGTTGGTACCTTGATTGCAGGGATTGGTTTGTCTCTCGGTGGAACTACAGGCTCCGCTCTCAACCCAGCTCGTGACCTAGGACCTCGTATCATGCACAGCCTCCTTCCTATTCCTAACAAAGGAGATGGTGACTGGGGTTACGCTTGGATCCCAGTAGTTGGTCCAATCATCGGTGCAGTACTTGCAGTAGCAGTCTTTAAAATGTTTTAA
- the glpO gene encoding type 1 glycerol-3-phosphate oxidase encodes MEFSKKTRELSIKKMQERTLDLLIIGGGITGAGVALQAAASGLETGLIEMQDFAEGTSSRSTKLVHGGLRYLKQFDVEVVSDTVSERAVVQQIAPHIPKPDPMLLPVYDEDGATFSLFRLKVAMDLYDLLAGVSNTPAANKVLTKEEVLAREPELKQEGLVGGGVYLDFRNNDARLVIENIKRANQDGALIANHVKAEGFLFDESGKITGVVARDLLTDQVFEIKARLVINTTGPWSDKVRNLSNDGEQHSQMRPTKGVHLVVDSSKIKVSQPVYFDTGLGDGRMVFVLPRENKTYFGTTDTDYTGDLEHPTVTQEDVDYLLGIVNNRFPEAHITIDDIESSWAGLRPLISGNSASDYNGGNNGTISDESFNALIATVEGYLSKEKSREDVESAISYLEGSTSEKHLDPSAVSRGSSLDRDDNGLLTLAGGKITDYRKMAEGAMERVLTILKEEFDRQFKLINSKTYPVSGGEINPTNVDSEIEAFAQLGVSRGLDSKEAHYLANLYGSNAPKVFALAHSVEQAPGLSLADTLSLHYAMRNELALSPVDFLLRRTNHMLFMRDSLDAMIEPVLDEMGRFYEWSEEEKVGYRKDLQVALENNDLEALKN; translated from the coding sequence ATGGAATTTTCAAAGAAAACTCGTGAATTATCGATTAAGAAAATGCAAGAACGCACCCTGGATCTTTTGATTATCGGGGGAGGGATCACAGGTGCTGGGGTAGCCTTGCAGGCAGCAGCAAGTGGTCTTGAAACAGGTTTGATTGAAATGCAGGACTTTGCGGAAGGGACATCAAGCCGTTCAACAAAATTGGTCCACGGTGGACTTCGTTACCTCAAACAATTTGACGTAGAAGTGGTATCAGATACGGTATCAGAACGTGCAGTAGTGCAACAAATTGCTCCTCATATTCCAAAACCAGACCCAATGCTCTTACCAGTCTATGATGAAGATGGGGCAACTTTTAGCCTCTTCCGTCTTAAGGTAGCCATGGACCTCTATGACCTCTTGGCAGGTGTCAGCAATACTCCAGCTGCCAACAAGGTCTTGACCAAAGAAGAAGTGTTGGCTCGTGAGCCTGAGTTGAAACAAGAAGGTCTAGTCGGAGGTGGGGTCTACCTAGACTTCCGTAACAACGATGCTCGTTTGGTGATTGAAAATATCAAACGTGCCAACCAAGATGGGGCCCTCATTGCTAACCACGTAAAAGCTGAAGGATTCCTCTTTGATGAATCTGGCAAGATCACAGGTGTAGTGGCGCGTGATCTCTTGACTGATCAAGTCTTTGAAATCAAGGCTCGTTTGGTGATTAATACAACTGGTCCTTGGAGCGATAAAGTGCGTAACCTCTCAAACGATGGAGAGCAGCATTCACAAATGCGTCCAACCAAGGGTGTTCACTTGGTCGTAGATTCAAGCAAGATCAAAGTTTCTCAACCAGTCTACTTTGATACTGGTCTTGGAGATGGTCGGATGGTCTTCGTCTTGCCACGTGAAAACAAAACTTACTTCGGAACGACTGACACGGACTACACTGGCGACTTAGAGCATCCAACAGTAACTCAAGAAGATGTCGACTACTTGTTAGGAATCGTGAATAACCGCTTCCCAGAAGCTCACATCACCATCGATGATATCGAAAGTAGCTGGGCTGGTCTTCGTCCGTTGATCTCAGGAAACAGTGCTTCTGACTACAATGGTGGAAACAACGGCACTATCAGTGATGAGAGCTTTAATGCTTTGATTGCAACAGTTGAAGGCTATCTTTCTAAAGAAAAATCGCGTGAAGATGTTGAATCAGCAATCAGCTACTTGGAAGGTAGCACTTCTGAAAAACATTTGGATCCATCTGCTGTTTCTCGTGGATCAAGCCTTGATCGCGATGACAATGGTCTTTTGACCCTTGCTGGTGGGAAGATTACAGACTACCGCAAGATGGCTGAAGGAGCGATGGAGCGTGTCTTGACCATTCTCAAGGAAGAGTTCGACCGTCAGTTCAAATTGATTAACTCTAAGACCTATCCAGTATCAGGTGGAGAAATTAACCCAACGAACGTGGATTCTGAAATCGAAGCCTTTGCTCAACTTGGCGTATCTCGTGGCTTGGATAGCAAGGAAGCTCACTACCTAGCTAACCTATACGGTTCCAATGCACCTAAGGTCTTCGCCCTTGCTCATAGCGTGGAACAAGCACCTGGATTGAGCCTAGCAGATACCTTGTCACTTCACTATGCAATGCGCAATGAATTGGCACTCAGCCCAGTTGATTTCCTTCTTCGTCGTACCAACCACATGCTCTTTATGCGGGATAGCTTAGATGCGATGATCGAACCTGTTTTGGATGAAATGGGCCGCTTCTATGAATGGTCAGAAGAAGAAAAAGTTGGCTACCGCAAAGACTTGCAAGTCGCTTTGGAAAACAATGACTTGGAAGCATTAAAAAACTAA
- the glpK gene encoding glycerol kinase GlpK, whose amino-acid sequence MSQEKYIMAIDQGTTSSRAIIFNKKGEKVSSSQKEFTQIFPQAGWVEHNPNEIWNSVQSVIAGAFIESGIKPGQIEAIGITNQRETTVVWDKNTGLPIYNAIVWQSRQTAPLAEQLKSQGYVEKFHQKTGLVIDAYFSATKIRWILDHVEGAQERAEKGELLFGTIDTWLVWKLTDGASHVTDYSNAARTMLYNIKDLKWDDEILEVLNIPKAMLPEVRSNSEIYGKTAPFHFYGGEVPISGMAGDQQAALFGQLAFEPGMVKNTYGTGSFIIMNTGEEMQLSENNLLTTIGYGINGKVYYAIEGSIFIAGSAIQWLRDGLRMVENSPESEKYARDSHNNDEVYVVPAFTGLGAPYWNQNARGSVFGLTRGTTKEDFIKATLQSIAYQVRDIIDTMQVDAKTAIQVLKVDGGAAMNNFLMQFQADILGIDIARAKNLETTALGAAFLAGLSVGYWKDLDELKELNATGELFEPSMNESRKEQLYKGWKKAVKATQLFAEIED is encoded by the coding sequence ATGTCACAAGAAAAATACATTATGGCCATTGACCAAGGAACAACAAGTTCAAGAGCCATCATTTTCAATAAAAAAGGAGAAAAAGTAAGCTCTAGCCAAAAAGAGTTCACGCAAATTTTCCCTCAAGCTGGTTGGGTTGAACACAATCCAAATGAAATCTGGAACTCTGTTCAGTCTGTTATCGCTGGTGCCTTTATCGAGAGTGGCATCAAACCAGGACAAATCGAAGCTATCGGAATTACCAACCAACGGGAAACAACCGTTGTTTGGGATAAGAATACTGGACTTCCAATCTACAATGCCATTGTCTGGCAGTCTCGCCAAACTGCTCCTTTAGCTGAACAGCTTAAGAGCCAAGGGTATGTCGAAAAATTCCACCAAAAAACAGGTTTGGTCATTGATGCCTACTTCTCAGCAACTAAGATTCGCTGGATCTTGGACCATGTAGAAGGAGCACAAGAACGGGCTGAAAAAGGAGAATTGCTTTTCGGAACCATCGATACTTGGTTGGTTTGGAAGTTGACAGACGGAGCTTCTCACGTAACAGACTATTCAAATGCTGCTCGTACCATGCTCTACAATATTAAAGACCTAAAATGGGATGATGAGATTTTGGAAGTCCTCAATATTCCTAAGGCTATGCTTCCAGAAGTGCGTTCAAACTCTGAAATCTATGGAAAAACAGCTCCTTTCCATTTCTACGGTGGAGAAGTTCCTATCTCTGGTATGGCGGGTGACCAACAAGCGGCCCTCTTTGGACAGTTGGCCTTCGAACCAGGTATGGTCAAGAATACTTACGGTACTGGATCTTTCATCATCATGAATACAGGTGAAGAGATGCAGCTATCTGAAAATAACTTGCTAACTACCATTGGATATGGAATTAACGGGAAAGTATACTATGCCATAGAAGGATCCATCTTTATCGCGGGTAGTGCCATTCAATGGCTTCGTGATGGTCTTCGTATGGTGGAAAACTCACCTGAATCTGAAAAATATGCGCGTGATTCTCACAACAATGATGAAGTTTATGTGGTACCGGCCTTCACAGGTCTAGGAGCACCATACTGGAATCAAAATGCTCGTGGTTCTGTCTTTGGCTTGACTCGTGGAACAACCAAAGAAGACTTTATTAAGGCGACTCTTCAATCCATTGCTTACCAAGTACGGGATATCATCGATACTATGCAGGTTGATGCTAAGACGGCTATTCAAGTCCTTAAAGTGGACGGTGGAGCAGCTATGAATAACTTCTTGATGCAGTTCCAAGCGGATATTCTTGGTATTGATATCGCTCGTGCTAAAAACTTGGAAACAACAGCTTTGGGGGCAGCCTTCCTTGCTGGCCTGTCAGTCGGCTACTGGAAAGACCTAGATGAATTGAAAGAACTCAATGCAACTGGTGAACTCTTCGAGCCTTCTATGAACGAATCTCGTAAAGAACAACTCTACAAGGGATGGAAGAAAGCTGTTAAAGCTACCCAACTCTTTGCAGAAATTGAAGACTAG
- a CDS encoding helix-turn-helix domain-containing protein, with translation MHLADLMEKSEGGQFLILSHLLQHSPSSLSEVMAETDFSKATLNKYLSLINDKAQENQLALSIELEDEHLRLLVGADTKGRDIRRAFLDNSIKYQLLIYLLYHGQFQAQQLAQELLISEATLGRHISGLNKLLTEFQFSIHNGRLKGPEHKIRYFYFGLLRKVWASADWKQELDKKERQSEIETLEELCGAQLSQGQRLDYVLWSHITQQRLKINACQFREIEQKMKGYTDNIFYQRLFGRVNQLFSGKHIALSHDDGEMLVLFAFLVTHRILPLHTMEYILGFGGEIGHLTTQLIQEMKTRKLLGDYIEGPVTYELSQIYGQVYLFTGYLLQDKYKYQLENHNPYVFSSHDYREVADTIFRKLPIFCQGTALDKKIKWEWLQLMEYIAENSGRQIKIGLDLTVGYLGYTRMTEVLKRYLEYNRFITIEAFDPASDYDLIVTNNPISLTQRIPVYYLKYDLDMIDLANIRQMIYQEEG, from the coding sequence ATGCATTTAGCTGATTTAATGGAAAAAAGTGAGGGTGGGCAGTTTTTAATCTTGTCTCATCTGCTACAACATTCTCCAAGCAGTCTGTCAGAAGTGATGGCGGAGACAGATTTTTCCAAAGCAACCTTGAACAAATATCTTTCACTAATCAATGACAAGGCCCAAGAGAATCAGCTGGCCCTTTCCATTGAGCTAGAAGATGAACATCTTCGCCTTCTTGTGGGGGCAGATACAAAGGGACGTGACATTCGACGGGCTTTTTTGGACAATTCGATCAAGTACCAACTATTGATCTATTTACTTTATCATGGCCAGTTTCAAGCCCAGCAACTAGCTCAGGAACTCTTGATTAGTGAAGCGACATTAGGACGTCATATTTCGGGCTTAAACAAATTATTAACTGAGTTTCAATTTTCCATCCACAATGGGCGACTCAAGGGCCCTGAACATAAGATTCGTTATTTTTATTTTGGTTTGTTACGAAAGGTCTGGGCTAGTGCAGACTGGAAACAAGAACTTGACAAGAAGGAAAGACAAAGCGAAATTGAAACCTTAGAAGAACTCTGTGGTGCCCAGTTGTCTCAAGGCCAACGCTTGGATTATGTTCTCTGGTCCCATATTACTCAGCAAAGACTCAAGATCAATGCCTGTCAGTTTCGAGAAATTGAACAGAAGATGAAGGGCTATACGGACAATATTTTTTACCAACGGTTGTTTGGTCGGGTAAACCAGCTCTTTTCTGGGAAACACATTGCTCTTAGCCATGATGATGGAGAGATGCTAGTCCTCTTTGCTTTCCTTGTCACCCATCGGATCCTTCCGCTTCATACGATGGAGTACATCTTAGGCTTTGGGGGGGAGATTGGTCATCTAACAACGCAACTCATTCAAGAAATGAAAACCCGGAAGTTGTTAGGGGATTATATCGAAGGCCCTGTGACCTATGAGCTCAGCCAAATTTATGGTCAGGTCTATCTTTTTACAGGCTACCTTCTTCAAGATAAATATAAGTACCAACTTGAAAACCACAATCCCTATGTCTTTAGTAGTCATGATTATAGAGAAGTAGCAGATACTATCTTTCGTAAACTTCCCATCTTTTGCCAAGGGACAGCTCTGGATAAAAAAATCAAATGGGAGTGGCTCCAATTAATGGAGTATATCGCAGAAAATAGTGGGAGACAAATTAAGATCGGCTTAGACTTAACAGTGGGCTATTTAGGCTATACACGGATGACAGAAGTCCTCAAGCGCTACTTAGAGTACAATCGTTTTATTACCATTGAAGCCTTTGATCCAGCTTCAGATTACGATTTGATCGTGACCAACAATCCGATTAGCCTTACCCAGCGGATTCCTGTCTATTATTTAAAATATGATTTAGATATGATCGATCTAGCCAATATTCGCCAGATGATCTACCAAGAAGAAGGTTAA
- a CDS encoding ankyrin repeat domain-containing protein, protein MQKTFQLLRRGDIEGVRQILDKKPEEVNAVSGDKPKRDQGQSLLQVAIKSGHLDIADLLIDRGADLNFIEEPTELNPFCQPVIQTAGGRAVFDCRRMIKRWNGQYELYSSKEKADQTFKVFKKMLELGADISQKDSHGGTLLQTILIETKEVLPFFSWRTKETSDNVLITDELRHDLNRIYDLLIRYGVTSDEISAYYKIPLKELYQDSPTMEFLNRLDQSRS, encoded by the coding sequence ATGCAAAAAACTTTTCAGTTATTGCGAAGAGGAGATATCGAAGGAGTCCGTCAGATATTGGATAAAAAGCCTGAAGAAGTCAATGCTGTTTCAGGTGATAAACCTAAGAGAGATCAAGGCCAATCCCTTCTGCAAGTCGCTATCAAATCGGGACATTTAGATATTGCGGACTTACTCATTGATAGAGGGGCAGATCTTAACTTTATTGAAGAGCCGACAGAGCTGAATCCATTTTGTCAACCGGTCATCCAAACAGCCGGTGGAAGAGCTGTATTTGACTGTAGGCGGATGATCAAACGTTGGAATGGTCAATATGAGTTGTATTCGTCTAAGGAAAAGGCTGACCAAACCTTTAAGGTTTTTAAAAAAATGTTGGAACTTGGAGCAGATATCTCTCAGAAGGATAGTCATGGGGGAACTTTATTACAAACTATTTTAATAGAAACGAAGGAAGTTCTGCCATTTTTTTCTTGGAGAACAAAAGAAACAAGCGATAATGTTCTCATAACGGATGAATTACGTCATGATTTAAATCGTATTTATGATCTTTTGATTCGTTACGGTGTGACTTCGGACGAAATCTCTGCCTATTATAAGATTCCTCTCAAAGAACTTTACCAGGACAGCCCGACTATGGAATTCTTAAATCGCTTAGATCAGAGCAGATCTTGA
- a CDS encoding CbrC family protein, with protein MNDSMKEYIHLKKQFQAQDKDSSSVLALYEFADRLNLLETPEAKQVLVDVYQELGLYASAYTLFLGLVDKSDRKQVKKLFTLEKMSHSHGDRFALSRPLTEKEKEAHKEKVSELPTFRYHPDPLATGSFKEGEPKTCPSCGEDHTIYYALRPYCVEEIRHLCPTCISTGRAAQKFEAEFIQDADWQGVMDKEKDQLLFCQTPGYSSWQGEYWLSCCQDYCAYMGTVGTRELEEMGIAEQVLEEYEARDEFQDVAEYLVKDGDMCGYLFRCLHCEQYHLWVDAD; from the coding sequence ATGAACGACTCTATGAAAGAATATATCCACTTGAAAAAGCAGTTCCAAGCGCAAGATAAGGATTCATCCAGCGTCCTAGCTCTCTATGAATTTGCGGATCGGCTGAACTTACTGGAAACTCCAGAAGCTAAGCAGGTCTTGGTGGATGTCTACCAAGAGTTGGGCTTATATGCCAGTGCTTATACGCTCTTTTTGGGGCTTGTCGACAAGTCAGATCGTAAGCAAGTTAAGAAACTTTTTACCTTAGAAAAGATGAGTCATAGTCATGGAGATCGTTTTGCTCTCTCTCGTCCCTTGACCGAAAAAGAAAAAGAGGCTCATAAGGAGAAAGTCAGTGAATTGCCAACCTTCCGCTATCATCCGGATCCACTAGCGACGGGTTCCTTTAAGGAAGGCGAGCCTAAGACCTGCCCTTCGTGTGGGGAAGATCACACCATCTATTATGCTCTGAGACCTTATTGTGTAGAAGAGATAAGACATCTTTGTCCAACTTGTATTTCTACTGGTCGTGCTGCCCAAAAGTTTGAAGCAGAGTTTATCCAAGATGCTGATTGGCAAGGGGTAATGGATAAGGAAAAAGACCAGCTCCTCTTCTGTCAAACTCCAGGCTATAGTAGCTGGCAGGGCGAATATTGGCTCTCCTGTTGCCAAGACTACTGTGCCTATATGGGGACAGTTGGCACTCGTGAACTGGAAGAGATGGGCATTGCAGAGCAAGTTTTGGAAGAATATGAGGCGCGTGATGAATTTCAGGATGTGGCTGAATACTTAGTCAAGGATGGTGACATGTGTGGCTACCTCTTTCGATGTCTCCATTGTGAACAATACCATCTTTGGGTCGATGCGGATTAG
- a CDS encoding DUF4300 family protein, with translation MKPSKKIMLLTSCALAIFALAACGSNQKQSKEKQASSTVQQSHSDKEHYKGTYSNLNSKESVEEVRTLLSAYLDQESVDKFLGLVTDYDSIVGSVGLTGDFSKFKKTDYNVEKISDLWTKQKGDFVGTNCRINSYTLLKNRIEIPKMKADSELLFVDNDAIEKGKVFDEADKEAFNILYSRVPTEDTTDVKVHAKKMEEYFANFKFNENARMLSVIVHDNLDGNSLFVGHVGVLVPAKDGYLFVEKLTFEEPYQAIKFATKEDVYKYLETKYQDYTGEGLAKPFIMDNEKWVEMK, from the coding sequence ATGAAACCATCTAAAAAAATCATGCTCCTTACCAGCTGTGCCTTGGCGATCTTTGCTTTAGCGGCTTGTGGTAGCAACCAAAAGCAATCCAAGGAAAAACAGGCAAGTTCCACAGTGCAGCAGTCCCATTCAGACAAGGAGCACTACAAGGGAACCTACAGTAACCTCAATAGCAAGGAAAGCGTCGAAGAAGTGCGGACGCTCTTGTCTGCTTATTTGGATCAGGAAAGTGTTGACAAGTTTCTTGGTCTAGTAACGGATTATGATAGCATCGTTGGATCTGTTGGCTTGACGGGTGACTTCAGCAAGTTCAAGAAAACAGACTACAATGTCGAGAAGATTAGTGACTTGTGGACCAAGCAGAAGGGCGATTTCGTCGGGACCAACTGCCGGATCAATAGTTATACCTTGCTGAAGAATCGCATCGAGATTCCTAAGATGAAAGCGGATAGTGAACTATTGTTCGTGGACAATGATGCGATTGAAAAAGGGAAAGTCTTCGATGAGGCAGACAAGGAAGCCTTTAACATTCTGTATTCACGGGTTCCGACAGAGGATACAACGGATGTCAAGGTCCATGCTAAAAAGATGGAAGAGTATTTTGCCAATTTCAAATTCAATGAAAATGCCCGCATGCTTTCCGTAATCGTTCATGATAACCTAGATGGCAATTCCCTATTTGTCGGGCACGTCGGTGTCTTGGTTCCTGCCAAGGACGGCTACCTCTTTGTCGAAAAGCTGACCTTTGAAGAGCCCTATCAAGCGATCAAGTTTGCGACCAAGGAAGATGTCTACAAATACTTGGAGACCAAATACCAGGATTACACAGGTGAAGGTCTAGCCAAGCCCTTTATCATGGACAATGAAAAATGGGTTGAAATGAAATAG
- a CDS encoding Ltp family lipoprotein yields MKNFLIFILTIFVLMVGVIALMLSSYYRAYENAHNYSSYSWKKVTYPVEKYSNPIDEYNDNFELLFNLLVKKLFSPTLVEKEFDRAYETAKNLSADSPISMQAIKNKIKIYNYSEGANQYAVYKLNIDWKEQAVLAAKSLQKYRYSKEKLAEQLINVELFTQEEADYAVEQVNFDWKENAVKEAESYVRGGKITKEKMLEILVENRKFTQEEAEYAIEHAKIDWSN; encoded by the coding sequence ATGAAAAATTTTTTAATATTTATTTTGACGATTTTTGTATTGATGGTAGGAGTGATAGCTCTTATGTTAAGTAGTTATTATAGAGCTTATGAGAATGCTCATAATTATTCGAGTTATTCATGGAAAAAAGTAACTTATCCTGTAGAAAAATACTCTAATCCAATTGATGAATATAATGATAATTTCGAATTATTATTTAATTTGCTTGTTAAAAAACTTTTTTCTCCAACTTTAGTAGAAAAAGAATTTGATAGGGCATATGAAACAGCTAAAAATCTGTCAGCGGATTCTCCTATTTCGATGCAGGCTATCAAAAATAAAATAAAGATTTATAATTATTCTGAAGGCGCTAACCAGTACGCTGTATATAAGCTTAATATAGACTGGAAAGAGCAGGCTGTTTTAGCAGCAAAATCACTTCAAAAGTATCGTTATTCAAAAGAAAAGTTAGCAGAGCAACTGATAAATGTTGAACTATTTACTCAAGAAGAGGCTGATTATGCTGTAGAACAAGTAAATTTCGATTGGAAGGAGAATGCTGTGAAAGAAGCGGAATCTTATGTAAGAGGTGGCAAGATTACGAAAGAAAAGATGTTAGAAATACTTGTTGAAAATAGAAAATTTACTCAAGAGGAAGCCGAGTACGCAATAGAGCATGCTAAAATTGATTGGTCGAATTAA